The Streptomyces tendae genome has a window encoding:
- a CDS encoding ATP-binding cassette domain-containing protein, protein MSETRCNAKEPAMRTDSPLAVAASGVRKSYGDKVVLDGVDLAVEEGTVFSLLGPNGAGKTTIVKILSTLVGADAGDVRVGGHDLAADPQAVRASIGVTGQFSAVDGLITGEENMLLMADLHHLSRREGRRVAAELLERFDLADAAKKPAATYSGGMKRRLDIAMTLVGSPRIIFLDEPTTGLDPRSRHTMWGIIRELVTGGVTVFLTTQYLEEADQLAHRIAVLHDGRIAAEGTAEELKRIVPGGHVRLRFTDPAGYRSAAAVLPGAAPDDASLTLRIPSGGSQRELRAVLDRLDSAGVEADELTVHTPDLDDVFFALTEGAAVPAPSAAPSKETVR, encoded by the coding sequence ATGTCAGAAACACGTTGCAACGCAAAGGAGCCCGCGATGCGGACCGACTCCCCTCTCGCCGTCGCGGCGAGCGGAGTGCGCAAGTCCTACGGCGACAAGGTCGTCCTCGACGGCGTCGACCTCGCCGTCGAGGAAGGCACGGTCTTCTCCCTGCTCGGGCCGAACGGCGCGGGCAAGACCACGATCGTCAAGATCCTCTCCACGCTCGTCGGCGCGGACGCGGGCGACGTTCGGGTGGGCGGTCACGACCTCGCCGCCGACCCGCAGGCCGTACGGGCCTCGATCGGCGTCACCGGCCAGTTCTCCGCGGTCGACGGCCTGATCACCGGCGAGGAGAACATGCTCCTGATGGCCGACCTGCACCACCTGTCCCGCCGCGAGGGCCGGCGGGTCGCCGCCGAACTGCTGGAGCGCTTCGACCTCGCCGACGCGGCGAAGAAGCCCGCCGCCACCTACTCGGGCGGCATGAAGCGCCGTCTCGACATCGCCATGACCCTGGTCGGCTCCCCGCGGATCATCTTCCTCGACGAGCCCACCACCGGACTCGACCCCCGCTCCCGCCACACCATGTGGGGCATCATCCGCGAGCTGGTCACCGGCGGTGTGACCGTCTTCCTCACCACGCAGTACCTGGAGGAGGCCGACCAGCTCGCCCACCGCATCGCCGTGCTCCACGACGGACGGATCGCCGCCGAGGGCACCGCGGAGGAACTGAAACGGATCGTCCCCGGCGGACACGTCCGGCTCCGCTTCACCGACCCGGCCGGCTACCGGTCCGCCGCCGCCGTCCTGCCCGGCGCCGCCCCCGACGACGCCTCACTCACCCTGCGCATCCCCAGCGGCGGCAGCCAGCGCGAACTGCGCGCCGTCCTGGACCGGCTCGACTCCGCCGGCGTGGAGGCGGACGAGCTGACCGTGCACACCCCCGACCTCGACGACGTCTTCTTCGCCCTGACCGAAGGTGCCGCCGTCCCCGCCCCGTCCGCCGCCCCCTCGAAGGAGACCGTCCGATGA
- a CDS encoding GbsR/MarR family transcriptional regulator, which translates to MPGGRLTQQERQRIASGLADGLAYAEIARRLDRPTSTVTREVMRNGGPTAYRAELAQRAAERRAHRRTRAAARGQKAAPDRYGRDPEAVRAYEETLTTVFIASGTPRMMARVMACLTLSDSGSLTAAELAERLRVSPASVSKAVAFLESQDLVRRFRDEGRRERYGFDEDIWYQSMVASARSTAQIAVTSREGVDVMGPGTPAATRLENAARFLDFVSTTMIRAAEEARDLLLGQPAPDAEGAESHTAGTDADRSRGRED; encoded by the coding sequence GTGCCGGGAGGCAGGCTGACCCAGCAGGAGCGGCAGCGGATCGCGTCGGGGCTGGCCGACGGGCTGGCGTACGCGGAGATCGCGCGCCGCCTGGACCGCCCCACGTCGACGGTCACCCGCGAGGTGATGCGCAACGGCGGCCCCACCGCCTACCGCGCGGAACTGGCCCAGCGCGCCGCCGAGCGCCGCGCCCACCGGCGCACACGGGCCGCCGCCCGGGGGCAGAAGGCGGCGCCGGACCGGTACGGACGCGACCCGGAGGCCGTGCGCGCCTACGAGGAGACGCTCACCACCGTCTTCATAGCGTCGGGCACGCCCAGGATGATGGCCAGGGTCATGGCCTGCCTCACGCTCAGCGACTCCGGCAGTCTCACCGCCGCCGAGCTGGCCGAGCGGCTCCGGGTCAGCCCGGCGTCCGTCTCGAAGGCCGTCGCGTTCCTGGAGAGCCAGGACCTCGTCCGCCGCTTCCGCGACGAGGGGCGCCGTGAGCGCTACGGCTTCGACGAGGACATCTGGTATCAGTCGATGGTCGCCAGCGCGCGTTCCACCGCGCAGATCGCGGTGACCTCACGGGAGGGTGTCGACGTCATGGGGCCCGGAACACCGGCCGCCACACGCCTGGAGAACGCCGCGCGCTTCCTCGACTTCGTCTCCACGACCATGATCCGCGCCGCGGAGGAGGCGCGTGACCTGTTGCTCGGGCAGCCGGCGCCCGACGCCGAGGGCGCGGAATCGCACACGGCCGGCACGGACGCGGACCGCTCGCGGGGGCGGGAGGACTAG
- a CDS encoding DNA repair helicase XPB — translation MNGPLIVQSDKTLLLEVDHEQADDCRRVIAPFAELERAPEHIHTYRVTPLGLWNARAAGHDAEQVVDALVQYSRYPVPHALLVDIADTMDRYGRLSLVKHPAHGLVLTTTDRPVLEEVLRSKRVAPLVGARIDPDTVLVHPSERGQIKQTLLKLGWPAEDLAGYVDGEAHPIELAEDGWALRPYQKQAVENFWHGGSGVVVLPCGAGKTLVGAGAMAQAKSTTLILVTNTVSARQWKHELVKRTSLTEDEIGEYSGTKKEIRPVTIATYQVLTTKRKGIYPHLELFDSRDWGLIVYDEVHLLPAPVFKFTADLQARRRLGLTATLVREDGRESDVFSLIGPKRFDAPWKEIEAQGYIAPADCVEVRVNLTDSERLAYATAEQEEKYRFCSTTATKQKVTEAIVRRFAGQQILVIGQYIDQLDELGEHLDAPVIKGETSNAQREKLFEAFRQGELSVLVVSKVANFSIDLPEATVAVQVSGTFGSRQEEAQRLGRVLRPKADGHQAHFYSVVARDTIDQDFAAHRQRFLAEQGYAYRIMDADELLADS, via the coding sequence GTGAATGGTCCGCTCATCGTCCAGTCCGACAAAACTCTGCTCCTCGAGGTCGACCACGAGCAGGCCGACGACTGCCGTCGCGTCATCGCGCCGTTCGCCGAACTGGAACGGGCCCCCGAACACATCCACACCTACCGCGTGACCCCGCTCGGCCTGTGGAACGCGCGCGCCGCCGGCCACGACGCCGAGCAGGTCGTGGACGCGCTGGTGCAGTACAGCCGCTACCCGGTGCCGCACGCTCTGCTCGTCGACATCGCCGACACCATGGACCGCTACGGCCGGCTCAGCCTGGTCAAGCACCCCGCGCACGGGCTCGTCCTCACCACCACCGACCGCCCGGTCCTCGAGGAGGTACTGCGCTCCAAGCGCGTCGCCCCGCTCGTCGGCGCCCGGATCGACCCGGACACGGTCCTGGTGCACCCCTCGGAGCGCGGGCAGATCAAGCAGACCCTGCTGAAGCTGGGCTGGCCGGCCGAGGACCTCGCCGGGTACGTGGACGGCGAGGCGCACCCGATCGAGCTGGCCGAGGACGGCTGGGCGCTGCGCCCGTACCAGAAGCAGGCCGTGGAGAACTTCTGGCACGGCGGCTCCGGCGTGGTCGTCCTGCCCTGCGGCGCCGGCAAGACGCTGGTCGGCGCGGGCGCGATGGCGCAGGCGAAGTCCACCACGCTGATCCTCGTCACCAACACGGTCTCGGCCCGGCAGTGGAAGCACGAGCTGGTGAAGCGGACGTCGCTCACCGAGGACGAGATCGGCGAGTACAGCGGCACGAAGAAGGAGATCCGCCCCGTCACCATCGCCACCTACCAGGTGCTGACGACGAAGCGGAAGGGCATCTACCCCCACCTGGAGCTGTTCGACTCCCGGGACTGGGGTCTGATCGTCTACGACGAGGTGCATCTGCTGCCCGCGCCCGTCTTCAAGTTCACCGCCGACCTCCAGGCCCGGCGCCGGCTCGGCCTGACGGCGACCCTGGTCCGTGAGGACGGCCGCGAGTCGGACGTCTTCTCGCTGATCGGCCCGAAGCGGTTCGACGCGCCGTGGAAGGAGATCGAGGCGCAGGGCTACATCGCCCCGGCCGACTGCGTCGAGGTCCGGGTGAACCTCACCGACTCCGAGCGGCTGGCGTACGCGACGGCCGAGCAGGAGGAGAAGTACCGCTTCTGCTCGACGACCGCCACCAAGCAGAAGGTGACGGAGGCGATCGTCCGCCGGTTCGCCGGGCAGCAGATCCTGGTCATCGGGCAGTACATCGACCAGCTCGACGAACTGGGCGAGCACCTGGACGCGCCGGTCATCAAGGGCGAGACGTCCAACGCCCAGCGGGAGAAGCTGTTCGAGGCGTTCCGGCAGGGCGAGCTGAGCGTGCTGGTGGTGTCGAAGGTCGCGAACTTCTCGATCGACCTGCCGGAGGCGACGGTCGCCGTGCAGGTGTCCGGCACCTTCGGGTCGCGGCAGGAGGAGGCGCAGCGGCTCGGCCGGGTGCTGCGGCCGAAGGCGGACGGGCACCAGGCGCACTTCTACTCCGTGGTCGCCCGCGACACCATCGACCAGGACTTCGCGGCGCACCGCCAGCGGTTCCTGGCCGAGCAGGGGTACGCCTACCGGATCATGGACGCGGACGAGCTCCTCGCGGACAGCTGA
- a CDS encoding helicase C-terminal domain-containing protein, with protein MSTEENPAAAPRSLAEALRGRDDVSLAALLRSRPDLITPVPTDLTQLATRAGTRASVVRALEHLDRFTLQTAQALAVAPDPAAYDELLGLLAGDDGDPAVAAALPHALGVLREQALVWGPDDRLRLVRTARELLSPSPQHPSPTGLGPTVREATAGMSPGRIQEIVATAGLPSTHDPVSAVAALTGLFNDPERMSALLDQAPSESVEVLERLVWGPPYGQVTAEPAARLRWLLDRGLLLPTAPGTVVLPREVALRLRAGRAHRTTEPVPPPVEAATAHRPQVVDATAAGQAYTALATVEELLKDWHEGGPAVLRAGGLSVRDLKRTAVALDVTEPVAAFWVELAYAAGLLASDGEADERYAATPAYDEWLERPAGERWARLATAWLAATRTPGLVGERDAKDRTLSALGPGLDRSAAPEVRHRVLTLLAALPEGAAPAAESVLARLRWERPRGGARRRAAPAGARRAQGQPAEGTRGTAFRAGTGGHGAPGYPADGGRDTGGDGDDLRSRLARWTLAEAEMLGVTGRGALAAHGRALIGAPAPRRPKETEPTGPGDKLPVHHRPAPPPPALSPAEQAAAAAAAGRLLEPLLPEPLDHVLLQADLTAVAPGPLERPLADMLGVLADVESKGGATVYRFTPGSVRRALDAGQSAADLHAFLAARSRTPVPQPLAYLIDDVARRHGHLRVGAASAYVRCDDDAVLNEIMADKRADGLGLRRLAPTVLAARTDPAGLLEGLRAMGFAPAAESAEGDVLIARADARRTPPRTPPEPVPDGPPVPDDTLLAAAIRAVRAGDLAATAPRKPVGGDAAGAAPGELPRTTAADTLATLQAAVLTNDTLWIGYVNAEGAASQRVIAPIRVEGGFVTAYDHTADEVRTYPLHRITGVAELAE; from the coding sequence ATGAGCACCGAGGAGAACCCCGCGGCGGCCCCCCGATCCCTCGCCGAGGCGCTCCGGGGGCGCGACGACGTCTCCCTGGCCGCGCTCCTGCGCAGCCGGCCGGATCTCATCACGCCCGTGCCCACGGACCTCACCCAGCTCGCCACCCGCGCGGGCACGCGCGCCTCGGTGGTCCGCGCGCTGGAGCACCTGGACCGGTTCACGCTGCAGACCGCGCAGGCGCTCGCGGTGGCGCCGGACCCGGCGGCGTACGACGAGCTGCTCGGGCTGCTGGCCGGCGACGACGGCGACCCGGCGGTGGCCGCCGCGCTGCCGCACGCCCTCGGCGTGCTGCGCGAACAGGCCCTGGTGTGGGGCCCCGACGACCGGCTGCGGCTGGTCCGCACCGCCCGCGAGCTGCTGTCGCCGTCCCCGCAGCATCCGTCGCCGACCGGTCTTGGCCCCACCGTGCGGGAGGCGACCGCGGGGATGTCGCCGGGCCGGATCCAGGAGATCGTGGCGACGGCCGGGCTGCCGTCGACGCACGACCCGGTCTCCGCCGTGGCCGCGCTGACCGGTCTCTTCAACGACCCGGAGCGGATGTCCGCACTGCTCGACCAGGCGCCGAGCGAGTCGGTGGAGGTGCTGGAGCGGCTGGTGTGGGGGCCGCCGTACGGGCAGGTCACCGCCGAGCCGGCGGCCCGGCTGCGCTGGCTGCTCGACCGGGGGCTGCTGCTGCCGACGGCGCCCGGCACGGTGGTGCTGCCGCGCGAGGTGGCGCTGCGGCTGCGCGCCGGACGGGCGCACCGCACGACGGAACCGGTGCCGCCGCCCGTGGAGGCGGCCACCGCGCACCGCCCCCAGGTGGTGGACGCGACGGCCGCCGGGCAGGCGTACACGGCGCTGGCGACGGTCGAGGAGCTGCTGAAGGACTGGCACGAGGGCGGTCCGGCGGTGCTGCGGGCCGGCGGGCTGAGCGTGCGGGACCTCAAGCGGACCGCCGTGGCCCTGGACGTGACCGAGCCGGTGGCCGCCTTCTGGGTCGAACTGGCCTACGCGGCGGGGCTGCTGGCGTCCGACGGGGAGGCCGACGAGCGGTACGCGGCGACCCCGGCGTACGACGAGTGGCTGGAGCGGCCCGCCGGGGAGCGGTGGGCGCGGCTGGCCACGGCGTGGCTCGCGGCGACCCGTACTCCGGGCCTGGTCGGGGAGCGGGACGCCAAGGACCGCACGCTGTCCGCGCTCGGTCCGGGCCTGGACCGCTCGGCCGCCCCGGAGGTACGGCACCGGGTGCTGACCCTGCTGGCGGCGCTCCCGGAGGGGGCCGCGCCCGCCGCCGAGTCGGTGCTGGCCCGGCTGCGCTGGGAGCGGCCCCGCGGTGGTGCGCGCCGGCGGGCGGCTCCGGCGGGCGCCCGCAGGGCGCAGGGGCAGCCCGCCGAGGGGACGCGGGGGACGGCGTTCCGCGCGGGCACGGGCGGTCACGGCGCGCCGGGGTATCCGGCCGACGGCGGGCGTGACACCGGCGGGGACGGCGACGACCTGCGGTCGCGGCTGGCCCGCTGGACACTCGCCGAGGCCGAGATGCTGGGCGTCACCGGGCGCGGCGCCCTCGCCGCCCACGGACGCGCGCTGATCGGCGCGCCCGCGCCCCGCCGTCCGAAGGAGACGGAGCCCACGGGTCCGGGCGACAAGCTGCCCGTGCACCACCGGCCGGCCCCGCCGCCCCCCGCCCTCTCCCCCGCCGAGCAGGCCGCCGCCGCCGCGGCCGCCGGCCGGCTGCTGGAGCCCCTGCTGCCCGAGCCGCTGGACCACGTGCTGCTCCAGGCCGACCTGACGGCGGTCGCGCCGGGCCCGCTGGAGCGGCCGCTCGCGGACATGCTGGGGGTCCTCGCGGACGTGGAGTCGAAGGGTGGCGCGACCGTCTACCGGTTCACGCCCGGCTCGGTACGGCGCGCCCTGGACGCCGGGCAGTCGGCCGCCGACCTGCACGCCTTCCTCGCCGCGCGGTCCCGCACCCCGGTGCCGCAGCCGCTGGCCTACCTCATCGATGACGTGGCCCGCCGGCACGGGCATCTGCGGGTGGGCGCCGCCTCGGCGTACGTGCGCTGCGACGACGACGCGGTGCTCAACGAGATCATGGCCGACAAGCGGGCCGACGGGCTGGGCCTGCGCCGGCTCGCCCCGACCGTGCTGGCCGCGCGGACCGACCCGGCGGGGCTGCTGGAGGGGCTGCGCGCGATGGGGTTCGCACCGGCCGCCGAGTCCGCCGAGGGCGACGTGCTGATCGCCCGCGCCGACGCCCGCCGCACGCCCCCGCGCACGCCTCCGGAGCCGGTGCCGGACGGTCCGCCCGTCCCGGACGACACCCTGCTGGCGGCCGCGATCCGCGCCGTCCGCGCGGGCGATCTCGCCGCCACGGCGCCGCGCAAGCCGGTCGGCGGCGATGCGGCGGGCGCGGCGCCGGGCGAGCTGCCCCGCACCACCGCCGCGGACACCCTGGCCACCCTTCAGGCCGCCGTGCTCACCAACGACACCCTGTGGATCGGGTACGTCAACGCGGAGGGGGCCGCCAGTCAGCGGGTCATCGCCCCGATCCGGGTCGAGGGCGGGTTCGTCACTGCGTACGACCACACGGCCGACGAGGTGCGGACGTATCCCCTCCACCGGATCACGGGTGTCGCAGAACTGGCGGAGTGA
- a CDS encoding ABC transporter permease — MTALQTPARPGRLSLALRDSSTMVRRNLLHARRYPSLTLNLLLTPVMLLLLFVYVFGDVMSAGLGGGGRSAYVAYLVPGLLLMTIGSTAIGTAVSVSMDMTEGIVSRFRTMAIHRGSVLVGHVVGSVLKAVLSVVVVGAVAVAIGFRSTDATALEWLAAFGLLVLFATALTWIAVGMGLGAPNAEAASNNATPLILLPLLSSAFVPVDGMPGWFRPVAEYQPFTPAIETLRGLLLGSEIGHNGWLALGWCVALTVLGYFWSTASFARDPK; from the coding sequence ATGACCGCCCTCCAGACTCCCGCCCGCCCGGGCCGCCTCTCCCTCGCCCTGCGCGACTCGTCCACGATGGTGCGCCGCAACCTGCTGCACGCGCGGCGCTACCCGTCCCTCACGCTCAACCTGCTGCTCACGCCGGTCATGCTGCTCCTGCTCTTCGTGTACGTCTTCGGCGACGTGATGAGCGCCGGACTCGGCGGCGGCGGCCGGTCCGCGTACGTCGCCTACCTGGTGCCGGGCCTGCTGCTGATGACCATCGGCTCCACCGCCATCGGCACCGCGGTCTCCGTGTCGATGGACATGACCGAGGGGATCGTCTCCCGCTTCCGCACCATGGCCATCCACCGCGGCTCGGTGCTCGTCGGGCACGTCGTCGGCAGTGTGCTGAAGGCGGTCCTGAGCGTGGTCGTCGTGGGCGCGGTGGCCGTGGCGATCGGCTTCCGCTCCACGGACGCCACGGCGCTGGAGTGGCTGGCCGCCTTCGGCCTGCTGGTGCTGTTCGCCACGGCGCTCACCTGGATCGCGGTCGGTATGGGCCTCGGCGCCCCGAACGCCGAGGCCGCCAGCAACAACGCCACCCCGCTGATCCTGCTGCCGCTGCTGTCCAGCGCCTTCGTCCCGGTCGACGGGATGCCGGGCTGGTTCCGGCCGGTCGCCGAGTACCAGCCGTTCACGCCGGCCATCGAGACCCTGCGCGGGCTGCTGCTGGGCAGCGAGATCGGCCACAACGGGTGGCTGGCGCTCGGCTGGTGCGTGGCCCTGACGGTGCTCGGCTACTTCTGGTCGACGGCCTCCTTCGCCCGCGACCCGAAGTGA